The proteins below come from a single Tigriopus californicus strain San Diego chromosome 3, Tcal_SD_v2.1, whole genome shotgun sequence genomic window:
- the LOC131878270 gene encoding uncharacterized protein LOC131878270, protein MLLRRGCYNLKNTFGLWPDVGGSGLFVSLSTRNLHIRQTGKDCSPNSNTVVQYSFKVFASNSSKYPFLTLTSPMPSKQLKTDIKFKCKCDALQTLIELPFIDPDLLDKKELIEAWLAFIPEFSLSDLKLSVHSLFRAFNETDGNPNFQFLDQVVVTLDTACSEHLLGRSSISDIDVLHHFSLANAWLRIGMDDPLRVSHYLTCFVSHFSTSPLVERLESSQFVFLVFIMSTRRYCPNEVRTLSEPFGLKLAQVLPNLTFQEASLLAHGLHMMKIRISTPDSSIRTALLKRLYECDVSDLLKNNDELGISFVSRALLQRGKTETHAITKIQKHFLPYLDRLNSMLKVRLLALVAESPVKTGPRFIRVLSNSMTDQLSSLRIKDYLQLVQALHNSNCHNHQALCERIMTLITDEKRSHIKSGKIFVQLIGYLAKERVFNDAFLEEIFGTINRWGKELVDCKDPLTLAQVITEFTFELTRTMANDDVRQKIRDFESRQTQSVIVNILPHIATLDVNLRLDHPQYSGVRLAPHLRANFLARTVMESDASWAEKVRKDILKDLRSRLGGNLHYDYLLPHATSRDFAFVVHHAPQSKLLLESLVPFPYENYWNNLMLTNIPSVTKVLGRTDVQAVALIVPKRSEFDIKHGMVGKLLHKIRQLKQLGFHVGLISPVLYGRAKGNGDSDRFLQKCIRDAMRF, encoded by the coding sequence ATGCTTCTCAGGAGAGGGTGCTACAATCTAAAGAACACTTTCGGCCTTTGGCCAGATGTTGGGGGCAGTGGCTTGTTTGTGTCTCTTTCCACCAGAAATCTGCATATACGTCAAACAGGAAAAGATTGTTCACCAAATTCTAACACAGTTGTTCAATATTCTTTCAAGGTGTTCGCCTCCAACTCGTCCAAATATCCATTTTTGACTTTAACATCACCCATGCCTTCAAAGCAACTAAAGACTGACATTAAGTTCAAATGTAAATGTGACGCGTTACAAACATTGATTGAACTTCCCTTCATAGATCCGGATTTGTTGGACAAAAAAGAGCTGATCGAAGCCTGGTTGGCCTTTATTCCAGAATTTTCTCTGTCAGATTTGAAACTAAGTGTCCATTCGCTATTTCGGGCCTTCAATGAAACTGACGGGAATCCgaattttcaattccttgatCAAGTTGTGGTCACTTTGGACACAGCTTGTTCTGAACATCTCTTGGGTCGGTCATCTATAAGTGATATCGATGTGCTGCATCATTTTAGCTTAGCCAATGCATGGCTTCGAATTGGTATGGATGATCCTTTGAGGGTTTCCCACTATCTTACATGTTTTGTGTCCCATTTCTCGACAAGTCCGTTGGTGGAAAGGTTAGAATCAAGCCAATTCGTGTTCCTGGTCTTCATCATGAGCACCAGAAGATATTGTCCTAATGAAGTGAGGACTTTGTCGGAGCCATTCGGTCTCAAGCTAGCCCAAGTCCTTCCGAATCTTACCTTTCAAGAGGCTTCGTTATTGGCCCATGGTCTCCATATGATGAAAATCCGGATTTCAACCCCAGATTCCTCCATCCGGACAGCTTTACTCAAGAGGTTATATGAATGTGATGTGAGCGATCTCTTGAAGAACAACGATGAACTCGGCATATCTTTTGTATCAAGAGCGTTGCTACAACGAGGCAAAACCGAAACCCATGCCATTACTAAGATTCAGAAACATTTTCTCCCTTATCTTGACAGGCTTAATTCTATGTTAAAAGTTCGGCTTTTGGCCTTGGTGGCCGAATCTCCGGTGAAAACTGGACCACGGTTTATTCGAGTGCTCAGTAATTCCATGACAGACCAATTGTCCTCTTTACGAATTAAAGATTACCTGCAACTAGTTCAAGCACTGCACAACTCGAATTGTCACAATCATCAGGCTCTTTGCGAAAGGATCATGACGTTGATCACGGATGAAAAGCGCTCTCACATCAAATCCGGGAAGATCTTTGTCCAACTGATCGGATATCTCGCCAAGGAGCGTGTGTTCAATGATGCATTTCTCGAAGAGATCTTTGGCACAATCAATCGGTGGGGGAAGGAGTTGGTGGATTGCAAAGATCCATTGACACTCGCCCAAGTGATAACCGAGTTCACCTTTGAACTCACACGAACCATGGCCAACGACGACGTGAGGCAGAAAATACGGGATTTTGAATCCCGACAAACCCAATCCGTGATCGTCAACATTTTGCCTCATATTGCTACATTAGATGTGAATCTGCGACTAGATCATCCGCAGTATTCCGGTGTTCGATTAGCGCCACACTTGAGGGCCAACTTCTTGGCCAGAACGGTCATGGAGAGTGATGCCTCTTGGGCTGAGAAGGTCAGAAAAGACATTCTCAAAGACCTTCGATCTCGATTGGGTGGCAATTTGCATTATGACTATCTTCTCCCACATGCCACATCCCGAGACTTTGCTTTTGTTGTTCATCATGCGCCCCAATCCAAATTGCTTTTGGAATCTTTGGTTCCATTTCCTTATGAGAACTATTGGAATAACCTGATGTTGACCAATATCCCGAGTGTCACGAAAGTTTTGGGAAGGACAGATGTTCAAGCAGTGGCTCTGATTGTACCCAAACGAAGTGAATTCGACATCAAGCATGGCATGGTTGGTAAATTGCTCCACAAAATCCGTCAATTGAAACAGTTGGGCTTTCACGTTGGATTGATATCTCCCGTTTTGTATGGAAGGGCAAAAGGAAATGGGGACTCCGACCGGTTTCTTCAAAAGTGCATACGAGATGCGATGCGATTCTAG
- the LOC131877554 gene encoding uncharacterized protein LOC131877554, translating to MSWPILTAFLVASLLGLTNAQARLTRDSFYIMNSFLPSGQVCGPNKIMTGYTVIREALQTLTIPLNKNNEKPMAFDPATGIFTAPFQGYYQVCASARIKKGSHGDFTIVKGDNAQAIAFSTDVQGAFGSVCPVQLDWSTHEQCNVIRLGMGSALAVRLNSGAASDCAESTEWRYTKLDIFSIAEEMR from the exons ATGAGTTGGCCTATTTTAACCGCATTTCTAGTTGCCTCGCTTTTGGGCCTCACAAATGCCCAAGCGAGACTCACCCGTGACTCGTTCTACATCATGAACAGCTTCTTGCCCTCTGGCCAGGTGTGCGGGCCAAACAAAATCATGACCGGGTATACCGTAATTCGCGAAGCGCTCCAGACTCTCACTATACCCTTGAATAAGAATAATGAAAAGCCCATGGCTTTTGATCCGGCTACTGGAATTTTCACGGCTCCCTTCCAAGGATACTACCAGGTCTGTGCCTCGGCTCGGATCAAGAAAGGCAGTCATGGGGATTTCACGATTGTCAAGGGAGATAACGCCCAAGCTATTGCTTTCTCCACTGATGTCCAAGGAGCATTCGGAAGCGTCTGTCCGGTTCAGCTGGATTG GTCTACTCATGAGCAATGTAATGTGATTCGATTGGGCATGGGAAGTGCTTTGGCCGTGCGATTGAACTCAGGGGCAGCTTCAGATTGCGCCGAGTCTACCGAATGGCGATACACGAAGCTCGACATTTTCAGTATTGCTGAGGAAATGAGATAA
- the LOC131877542 gene encoding uncharacterized protein LOC131877542: MNLRCQNHILCVVALALFSHVEPAEPNRSYLSAEAKALEHSPGDLNHNQKGSNRMGYPFNRALQNRQKAKNSSPTPEVQSTPTLNTDQLISKDISSTIPTSTDLDFTIDTNLKDQSSTRTDEQTTLETNLTKVTWAPQDLGSTQTEIIFEEDDSTPLPSVQPPVLLENPLEGKFKSDGRWGFRSGNFAPPPPIPPPLPPPSSFRFPPRPYEAKPRPRPSNIFPESNPYWDLPPWMSPFQSPFPFWPDLDYFDQRPFEPIPPHDTRFPPPLPFLTRDEGGPSYEQVPPRARFIIKK, encoded by the exons ATGAACCTCCGATGTCAGAACCACATTTTGTGTGTTGTTGCTTTGGCCCTCTTTAGCCATGTGGAACCGGCTGAGCCTAACCGAAGCTACCTCAGTGCAGAAGCAAAGGCTTTGGAACACTCACCTGGTGATTTGAACCACAATCAGAAAG GTTCCAACCGAATGGGTTACCCTTTCAACAGAGCTTTACAAAATAGACAAAAAGCTAAGAACTCCTCTCCAACCCCGGAAGTCCAATCAACACCAACCCTAAACACAGATCAACTCATATCGAAGGACATTTCATCAACAATTCCAACATCGACTGACTTGGATTTTACCATCGATACCAACCTCAAAGATCAATCGAGCACAAGAACTGATGAGCAAACCACTCTAGAAACAAACTTGACAAAAGTAACATGGGCCCCGCAAGATCTTGGTAGTACCCAAACAGAAATAATCTTCGAAGAAGACGATTCCACACCTTTGCCCTCAGTTCAGCCCCCTGTATTATTGGAAAACCCTTTGGAAGGTAAATTCAAATCAGATGGACGTTGGGGCTTCCGATCCGGAAACTTTGCTCCACCCCCACCAATCCCACCTCCACTTCCACCTCCAAGTTCATTCCGATTTCCACCTCGACCTTATGAAGCTAAACCTCGGCCACGACCATCAAATATCTTTCCGGAATCAAACCCTTATTGGGACTTGCCACCCTGGATGTCACCCTTTCAGTCGCCTTTCCCCTTTTGGCCTGATCTGgattattttgatcaaaggcCCTTTGAGCCCATTCCCCCTCATGATACCAGGTTTCCGCCCCCACTGCCATTTCTTACAAGAGATGAAGGCGGTCCAAGTTATGAACAAGTTCCACCCCGAGCAAGATTTATCATTAAGAAATAA